ATCCCTTCTATTAATGTTTGAAGGATTCCCTTTTCAAATTTCCCCTCAACCAGATGCGTTAAAAAATTATCTGCTGGTAATCCTTTAAAAGATCCTGTAAGAGATAACATATAAGCAATAACGAGTGCACCGATTAAATTAAACAGCACACAAACCAGCAATATTTTTAACGCACGACTTGGTGCTAATTTCTTTCGGTAAGTCGCAACTGTCATATACATCATGTTAGATGTTCCAAGTTCTGCATTAAGAAAAATGATTAAAGCTAATCCCAAACCAAACGCCATCGCGTATAAAGCTTTTCCCGCTGCTGGGTCTGTAAATTTCAATCCTAATCCTATTGCAATCGCTGATCCTAAGCTCAGATATAGTGTTGCTAATACCGAACGCATCGCGTATTTCCCAAAATGTTTTTGGATTAATTCATCTTTT
This genomic stretch from Vagococcus sp. CY52-2 harbors:
- a CDS encoding formate/nitrite transporter family protein is translated as MAQHSELMAKLDASIEKKDELIQKHFGKYAMRSVLATLYLSLGSAIAIGLGLKFTDPAAGKALYAMAFGLGLALIIFLNAELGTSNMMYMTVATYRKKLAPSRALKILLVCVLFNLIGALVIAYMLSLTGSFKGLPADNFLTHLVEGKFEKGILQTLIEGIFANVIVNLAVLMSMKLKDDVGRLFGIILVIFIFTFLGFEHVIANFIYFPLAYFSSGGMIAGMTVGAVATNLIFTFIGNFIGGGLVIGLTYSWLNKDESVHYLD